A part of Citrifermentans bremense genomic DNA contains:
- a CDS encoding MORN repeat-containing protein has translation MGKIINISLLLCIVILLFFPAMSLSETCTQGNCIDGRGTMTYFDGGSYDGNFRDGKFEGRGTRQYTDGRIYEGEFKKGKFDGEGTLTLRSGAKYVGQFKSGERDGHGILNLPDGRMYDGGWKDDLFEGHGEETLADGSKYVGDFKNGQREGQGVMTLSNGKILSGEWKNNRLNGRGIVTLPNGERYEGGLKNGELDGQGVILYPNGATRSGVFKFGKLNGKGSFKHPNGEMYEGDYKNGIHEGYGTLTLSDGTTYEGGFKDGKYSGNGTLKLSNGTLYVGEFLNGTYEGRGKLTFADGSVYEGLFKAGRAEGQGTMVYANHNKYQGYFRNSLPDGVGQLTYADGSVFSGEMKNGKFEGKGALEFNDGRKFAGEFRNGLFDGKGKLLFPHRGTYEGEFKNGQFDGHGTFTLLTGVTLIGEYRSGQLNGSCQFILNDGTIVKGEYKNGVADGKWSYTDQRGMTKEWDMKDGMPEEITRSLQGI, from the coding sequence ATGGGGAAAATAATCAATATTTCACTCTTGTTGTGCATTGTTATTTTGTTGTTCTTTCCAGCTATGTCTCTCTCAGAAACCTGCACGCAAGGTAACTGCATCGATGGCAGGGGCACCATGACCTATTTTGATGGGGGGAGCTATGACGGTAATTTCAGAGATGGCAAGTTCGAGGGGCGTGGAACTAGACAATATACAGATGGTAGAATTTATGAGGGCGAATTTAAGAAGGGTAAATTTGATGGGGAGGGAACACTAACCTTAAGGAGCGGCGCGAAATACGTCGGACAATTTAAGTCTGGTGAGAGAGACGGCCATGGAATCCTCAATCTCCCTGATGGGAGAATGTACGACGGTGGGTGGAAGGATGATCTTTTTGAAGGGCATGGTGAAGAGACTCTTGCTGATGGTTCAAAATATGTAGGAGATTTCAAAAACGGTCAAAGAGAAGGACAAGGTGTTATGACTTTGTCCAACGGGAAAATACTAAGTGGAGAATGGAAAAACAACCGCCTCAATGGGAGAGGGATCGTAACTTTACCCAATGGCGAACGCTATGAGGGCGGCCTAAAAAACGGTGAACTTGATGGACAGGGGGTAATTTTATATCCCAATGGTGCAACTCGTTCAGGAGTATTCAAGTTTGGAAAACTGAATGGGAAAGGCTCCTTCAAACATCCGAACGGGGAGATGTATGAAGGAGATTACAAGAACGGAATACATGAAGGGTATGGAACCTTAACGCTATCTGATGGAACCACCTATGAGGGTGGATTCAAAGATGGTAAGTATAGCGGGAATGGAACACTCAAACTCTCTAACGGTACCCTGTATGTTGGAGAATTTCTGAATGGCACCTACGAAGGTAGGGGAAAGCTAACCTTCGCTGACGGCAGTGTTTATGAAGGCCTGTTCAAGGCGGGAAGAGCTGAAGGACAAGGAACAATGGTCTATGCAAACCACAACAAATATCAAGGTTACTTTAGAAACAGTTTGCCGGACGGGGTGGGGCAACTGACTTATGCAGACGGAAGCGTTTTCTCTGGCGAAATGAAGAATGGGAAGTTTGAAGGCAAGGGGGCGTTAGAATTTAACGACGGTCGAAAGTTTGCAGGAGAATTCAGAAATGGGCTTTTCGATGGTAAAGGCAAACTGCTGTTTCCACACCGTGGAACTTATGAAGGTGAGTTCAAAAACGGTCAATTCGACGGCCATGGAACTTTCACCCTTTTGACGGGTGTTACGCTGATCGGAGAATACAGAAGTGGTCAACTCAATGGCTCATGCCAATTTATCCTCAATGACGGAACAATCGTCAAAGGAGAGTATAAGAATGGAGTCGCTGATGGGAAATGGTCATACACCGACCAACGTGGCATGACAAAAGAATGGGATATGAAAGATGGTATGCCGGAGGAAATCACCCGCTCGCTACAAGGAATCTAA